The genomic window GGTTTTTCTCGTATTTTTGCCTGTTCAGCTTTGATTTGATGAATGGTTTTGAAATCCACAACATGCGGTTTTGCTGTTTTGGTTCCATCCGATGATTCCATGGTGGGCCCGTCCGGCAGGGATTCTTCCTCGTTACCCCCTAAATTAAGACCCAGCTTGATGATAACGATCGCACCGAACAACGCAACAATGAGAAATATTCGGAAAAAGGTCTGCCCACCGCCGATGCCTTTTTCCGGTTCGTCTTCATGAAGTGCGGGAGGGCCGCAATGCGGGCAAAACGTGGCTCCAGCGGGAAGCTGTTCGCTGCATTGAGAACAATAATCCGGACCGTTTTTTTTGTTGGCGTTTCCAATCAAAGAATCACTCATCGCAATTTATTCCTCTAATCCAGTTGATAGACGGCGTTATATTTCGTTTTGAGATAATCTATAAAATGGTCGGGGTTAAGAGGCTCCCCCGTCACTCGTTGAACCAGTTCCTGTGGCGAATATAATCGGCCCTGACGGTGGATTTTCTCGTTCAACCAGTTTTTGATTGGGGAAAAGTCTCCGCTTTCAATGTGTTTCTCCGTATCGGGAACTTCGCGAACCAGGGTCCGATAAAACTGACAGGCATACATCGCGCCCAGCGTGTAAGAAGGAAAATAGCCAAACGCACCGCCGCTCCAGTGCACATCCTGAAGAACCCCCAGCGTATCCGTGGGAGGTTTGACTCCCAGATAGTTTACCATTTTCTCATTCCAGATTTGCGGCAAATCATCGACTGCCATCGAACCGTCAAACAAGCCTTTTTCGATCTCGAAGCGCAGGATCACATGCAGGGGATAGGTCAATTCATCGGCTTCCACCCGGATGAACGAAGGCTTGCAGGTGTTGATGGCTTCATACATCGCATCGGCGGACACTCCGTTGAGATTCTCCGGAAAAGTGGCGCGAAACGTATCCAGATAGCGGGAACAGAACGGTTTGCTTTGCGCTATCATGCGCTCCCAGAACAGTGACTGCGATTCGTGGATGCCCATGGTCAACGCTTTCGAAACCGGAAGGTCGCGGCCCTCAGCCATGCGGCCCTGTTCATAAAGCCCGTGCCCCGTTTCGTGAATGACGGCGTACAGGGACTCGACAAAATCGCTGTCTTTATAACGGGTAGTGATGCGCACGTCCGTCGGGTGCCCTCCCCCGCAAAACGGATGAATGGAAACATCCATGCGGCCCTGATCGAAGGAAAAACCCATTTCGGTGCTGATCTGTTTGCCCAACGCTTCCTGCTTGTCCACGGGAAAAGTGCCCTGCAAAAACGAAATGTCCGGCTGGGGTTTGTCCTGAACGGACTTGATGAGCGGAATCAACTCCGATTTCAAGCGCTCAAAAATGGGGGTGATCTCCGCCATCGTCGTGCCGCGTTCGAAATTGTCGATGTTCGCGTCGTAGGGGGCGAGGTCGGGAAAGACACACTTTGCCCATTGCTTTTTCAATTCCATAAAACGTTTGAGAACCGGAGCAAAATCGGAAAACTTATTATCCTTGCGGGCATCGGCCCAGACCGCATGACCTCGGGACCCCAGCTCGGCCATCTCCTGGACCAGCCTCTTGGGGACCTTGGTTTCCATGTCATAATCGCGTTTGGCCTCGCGTATATTGCACCATTCCTTAGAATCAAATACTGATGGGCCCTCACTGTGCAATTTCCCCAGGCATTCGCCAAGACGCGCATCTGTGGCCCGTTCGTGAATCACTCCGGCCAGAGCGGAAATCTGCTTGGCGCGCGATTCCGCCGCACCGGAAGGCATGATCACCTCCTGATCCCAATGGATCGTGCTCATTATCCCACCGAGACGGGAAATTTCCTCCAACTTTTCGACTAAATCTTCGTATGCGTTATTTTCTACCGTTTTCATAAATTTCTCGAATGTATTGGGTTAACCCCTATAGGGAGAATGGTTTGTTTGCTTAATAATCTTCAAATTTACCACAACATCCGCAGGGTGACGACACAAAGATCGTAAAGAAAATAAAAGATTCTTGGGCAGGATCGACAGCGTGAGCCTGCCGCACACTTCATTGCGAGGAGCCAACGGCGACGAAGTAATCCAGAATACAGGATCTACCCCTTCGGGGCATGAAAGCTTGGGAGTATTATAACGGCCACACCGCTTGTCGCGGCTCGCGAGGGCGTATTTGATAGGCTCAGGGTGACATATGAAAGAAAACTGATATAATCCGATCCATTCTGTTAATCCTGTCTAATAAAAGTTTTTGAATGTGAATTATGGAAAATGAAAAGGAAACCATTGGTACCATTCAAGCCCGGTTGGAGATTCTTTACAAGGGTGTGATCAGCGAAGAGAACTCGGTGCAGTATTACGAGACCCTCATTGAAAAAACTTCCGGGGACTCTGAGGAAGAACTGGGCAAGCGGCGCATGTATGCAGACCTCAGGCAGGAAGAAATGAAGCATGTGGAAACGTTCCGCGTTCTCATCAAACACTGGGAGGAAATGTTATCAAAACTCAAAGGGTGATTGCTCCTCAGTTAATCAATTTAGACTCCTCTCTCCATTTAAGAAAGATATAAAAAAAATCCCCCCAGCCCCCTTTCAAAAGGGGGAGTAACTGCCTCCCTCTTTTTCGTCCTTAGCGCCCACTGCGGGTAAATTTACCGCCTTTCACGCCAACTCCATAAAACCTGTATTTTCATAAGCTTTTAACCCTTCTTATTTATTGACAGGGCTATTATCATTCCATATAATTGATAACTATTCTCATTTTTATTTATATGTGAATGGTGTGTGAAAACGCCTTATTTTTAAAGATTCCAAATAAATGATCCCCGCCCCAAGGGGCGGGGTATTTAAAGGTAGTTTTTTTATAACCTCCCCTAACCCCTCCTTGCAAAGGAGGGGAATGTGAAAGGAAACCCCGTAGCAGAGCTACGAGGAATTCTTTTGATTAACTTATTGATTTAATTAACAATAACTTTACATAGAAAACTATCCATGATAAAGAAATCCCTCCCCACCCTGGTTTTGAGTGTTTTTTTTACCGCCCTCGTTATATCTTCCATTCACGCGCAAGCGGCTACGGAATCTCTGGAAAGCAAAGTCAAAAAGATCGTCATGATGATGAATATCGTCGGTGCTGAGTATGAAGCGGGAATCGTCGATGGAAAAATCGCCATCGCTGCTGAATATGAAGAAAGCAAAGTCTTTTTAGAACAAGCGGAAGGTCGTTTTAAACGGCTTCCAGCTCCCACGGCAGGTTCTACGGATTCCATTGATGGTATTTTTGCCGATCTCGCTATAAAAATAAATTCAAAGGTAGATTCCTCTGAAGTGCTCTTACTTGTCAATAGTATCAATGCGGGCATTAAGAAAGCCTATGACATCAAAATCAGTCAGACGCCTTCCACCCCGGTATCGCTTGCCAATGGTAAAGCCATTTATGAAAGCAAGTGCGCAGTGTGCCACGGCCTAACAGGACAAGGCGATGGCCCGATTGCCGCGCAATTCAATCCGACTCCTGCGATTCTTGCCAACCCCAAGCTCACAGGCGATGACAATACCGTTGCTTACGACAATTTCCAGGTGATCAACGTGGGTATCGCCAACACGGCCATGATTGGCTGGGCGGATTTTCTCTCGGAAAAAGACCTTTGGGACGTCACGTATTATGTCCGTAGTTTTTCCAATGCCAACGTCAAACTGCCTTTGATCATCGCAGGGCTGGCGACTGAGGAGACTGCGGCAGGGGACGATGGCTCCACACATGCGGCGACCGTCATTGCCGCGTCTCGTAAATTGCTCGATACCAGTCTGGAAATTTTTAAAAAGGGTGAAATACAAGAAGCGGCGGACACAGCAATCGATGCCTATCTCACCTACGAGGGTGTTGAAGCGGCACTGCTCAGCAAACGCAAGGAATTGGGACTTCGGCTGGAGTCGGGCTTTAGCCGCTTGCAGGCGGAGATCAAGCGCAAGGCTGATTTACCGCATGTGGAAAAAATTCATGCCAGTATCCATGCGGATCTTTCCAAGGCTCTGGATACTCTCCAGGAAAAAATCAGTTTTTCAGGGATGTTCATTCAATCGTTCTCAATTATCGTCCGCGAAGGATTTGAAGCGATCCTGATCATCGCCGCCTTGATTGCGTTTTTAATCAAGTCACGCAATCAGGACAAGTTGAAATCCATCTATTCCGGTGTTTTCCTGGGAATCGCAGGAAGCTTCCTGACCGCCTACATTGTCCGCGAAGTCATGCATATAAATGCATCCAGCCAGGAGTTGTTAGAGGGCTGGATCATGATTGTGGCGGTGGTCTTTCTATTTTGGGTCAGTTACTGGTTGGTTTCTAAAATTGAAGCCGAGAAATGGCAGTCTTATATCACCAAAAAAATGAAGACGGCGGTTTCAACGGGCAGTATTTTTGCTTTAGGCAGTGTGGCCTTTTTGTCCGTTTACCGGGAAGGGTTTGAAACCGTTCTTTTTTACCAGGCTCTTTATTTGTATGCCGGTGAAGGTACGGCAGGCATCGTCCCCGGATTTATTGTGGGATGCGCTGTTTTGGGTCTTGTTTATTACCTGATAAACAAAGCCGGGGTGAAAATTCCCATCAAATGGTTTTTTGCCTTCACCAGCATTTTTCTTTACTACATGGCATTTACATTTATGGGAAAAGGCTTGCACCGCTTACAGATCGGGCAGGCAATTCCCATCACGCAGGCCGATTTCGCACCTCATATTTCCTGGCTGGGCATGTACCCCACCTGGGAAACTTTCATTGGGCAGGCAATTCTCGTTTTGGCTTATGTTGTTGCGCTGGTGTATACGTTCGGGATCAAACCGGAAGTGGAAAACGAACAGCTCAAAAAAGAGACCTCTCATATTCAAAATAACATTTCCGCAGTGCACGATCTGGTGGAACATATTTCTCATCATGCCAAACGCTGTGAAATCTTTCTGAAGGACACCAAGGATCAGGATTTGAAGGAACTGTCCGGACACCTGAAGGAAATCGACGAAAAAATCCATGAGCTTTTTGATCATGTTTCATTTGTAGAGAACAGGCTTCAGGATGAATTTGAAAAGCTGGGTCAGAGCGCCATGCCCGTTGAAGAAAAGAAAGGCTTGTCTTGAAAATTCGGTCATTTAAAAATACCCGGAATTTTCATAAATGGATCGGGCTGGTTTGCGCGGTGTTCTTCATCATTCTGTCCCTGTCAGGTTTCATCCTCATGCATTACGAAAGCTTTGGCTTGAACAAGGTTGTCGTTAGCGGCACATTCCTTCCAGATAAATACTTTCAAGTTGCCAGTTCCAGAAGAAACATCCATACCATCACTGCAACACCAAACGGTTCTATTTACGTGGGAACTGATCATGGTCTCTACCGTTCCCAGGATAAGGGGAATTCGTGGAATGAACTTGAACAGGGATTATTTCATAAAATTATCCGCGTATTGACCGTGGACCCGGTACAAAGTGGCGTTCTATATGCCGGAACTCCAGGAGGAATTTTTAAAACAGAGGATGGCGGCGATCATTGGACGGAATGGTTCGACGCCTCCAGCGGACTGACCAACGGAGACGTGCACGATATTGTCATCCACCCTGAAGACTCGTACAAA from Nitrospinota bacterium includes these protein-coding regions:
- a CDS encoding SH3 domain-containing protein — encoded protein: MSDSLIGNANKKNGPDYCSQCSEQLPAGATFCPHCGPPALHEDEPEKGIGGGQTFFRIFLIVALFGAIVIIKLGLNLGGNEEESLPDGPTMESSDGTKTAKPHVVDFKTIHQIKAEQAKIREKPADDGKILTVLKKGAKVTIVDSNDDWWQITGDGKTGWIVKDELDTQIQ
- a CDS encoding carboxypeptidase M32; the encoded protein is MKTVENNAYEDLVEKLEEISRLGGIMSTIHWDQEVIMPSGAAESRAKQISALAGVIHERATDARLGECLGKLHSEGPSVFDSKEWCNIREAKRDYDMETKVPKRLVQEMAELGSRGHAVWADARKDNKFSDFAPVLKRFMELKKQWAKCVFPDLAPYDANIDNFERGTTMAEITPIFERLKSELIPLIKSVQDKPQPDISFLQGTFPVDKQEALGKQISTEMGFSFDQGRMDVSIHPFCGGGHPTDVRITTRYKDSDFVESLYAVIHETGHGLYEQGRMAEGRDLPVSKALTMGIHESQSLFWERMIAQSKPFCSRYLDTFRATFPENLNGVSADAMYEAINTCKPSFIRVEADELTYPLHVILRFEIEKGLFDGSMAVDDLPQIWNEKMVNYLGVKPPTDTLGVLQDVHWSGGAFGYFPSYTLGAMYACQFYRTLVREVPDTEKHIESGDFSPIKNWLNEKIHRQGRLYSPQELVQRVTGEPLNPDHFIDYLKTKYNAVYQLD
- a CDS encoding cytochrome c/FTR1 family iron permease, whose translation is MIKKSLPTLVLSVFFTALVISSIHAQAATESLESKVKKIVMMMNIVGAEYEAGIVDGKIAIAAEYEESKVFLEQAEGRFKRLPAPTAGSTDSIDGIFADLAIKINSKVDSSEVLLLVNSINAGIKKAYDIKISQTPSTPVSLANGKAIYESKCAVCHGLTGQGDGPIAAQFNPTPAILANPKLTGDDNTVAYDNFQVINVGIANTAMIGWADFLSEKDLWDVTYYVRSFSNANVKLPLIIAGLATEETAAGDDGSTHAATVIAASRKLLDTSLEIFKKGEIQEAADTAIDAYLTYEGVEAALLSKRKELGLRLESGFSRLQAEIKRKADLPHVEKIHASIHADLSKALDTLQEKISFSGMFIQSFSIIVREGFEAILIIAALIAFLIKSRNQDKLKSIYSGVFLGIAGSFLTAYIVREVMHINASSQELLEGWIMIVAVVFLFWVSYWLVSKIEAEKWQSYITKKMKTAVSTGSIFALGSVAFLSVYREGFETVLFYQALYLYAGEGTAGIVPGFIVGCAVLGLVYYLINKAGVKIPIKWFFAFTSIFLYYMAFTFMGKGLHRLQIGQAIPITQADFAPHISWLGMYPTWETFIGQAILVLAYVVALVYTFGIKPEVENEQLKKETSHIQNNISAVHDLVEHISHHAKRCEIFLKDTKDQDLKELSGHLKEIDEKIHELFDHVSFVENRLQDEFEKLGQSAMPVEEKKGLS